AAGTATTTTTAACTTTGTCAATAGTTGTTTCGTTGACTTCTTCCGCAAATTTCGTGGACTTCATTTTAATAAATTCTGCGGTAGTCGGGTCGCTTATATCGAAATCTTTTTTGATAGATTTTTCGCCAACCTGCGCCATAGCATTTTCCCCAGCCTCTTTCACAATATCCGTAATCACTGGCGTGGCTCTCTTTACAAATATTTTAACCTCTTTTTCAAAATTAAGCAATTCCAAATCACTGCCCTTGACAGATTTTCCAAGTCCTGATTTTTTCAAAGCCTCTAGCGCTCTCTCTCTTTGTTCCTCGAAAAGTTTTTGCACTATGCTTTTAAATTTCTTTTCCCAACCAGTAATGCTTTTATCAAATTCGTGCCACAAAACTTCTCTTTGCTCTTGCGTATATTTTTCTTTGTCCTCGACTTTCTTTTCTGCATTTTCAACTGCAATCTTTTTTATAGTTTTGACAACTTCAATAGTAATCTGGTTTATCAAACTCTCTCTAAGCCTCAAAGTTTTTCTACCGCGCATTGCCCGTTTGTAAATAGCTTTCAGTTTTATTTCTTTCTTCTTATCATAAAAATCTTTAGCTTTCACATCTCCGCCAATTTTCATAACCGCAACACTTCCCATTTTAACAATAGATTTTTCGTCGCCAGAAGTTGGCGCAACATCAGAACCCATTGGCATTAAATTCAAAGCCTGATAAATATAATCTCCCCCGTCTATCGGGTCATAGCCCTCTTCCATTCTGATCTCATTCGTAGTCAACCATTTGTTGTGCGCCTTTGTGTAGTGGTCGTCTTTCGCAGCATCGTCGTCAGGTGTCGGGTCTAAACTCATTAACAATAAATCTTCTCCAAATTCAGGAACTAATCTCACATTCAAAACATCTGTTATTTTTTCCATTTTCGGTCTGATAGTTTCCGAAAGGAAAACATACAGCCCAGCATCAGCATTGGCTCTGCTCACATCGTCCGTAATTGCCATAACCGCTTTGCTTGTTCCGAGTGCCATTAAAATATCGTCCCGATTTGCAATTCGCATATTTGCAAAATCCATATCTTTCTGATTGACAGATACTTGTTTGTAATCGAGCCCGTGCGAAAGAACTGCAACACGACTGGCATTTTCCCAGCCTCCGTATTTTCTAACCCAATTATTTTTAATTTCTTCTCTATCGTCTTTTCCAATTTTTGATTGTGTAGTCAATACAGCATCTGGTCTAGCTGAATTGTAAAAAAATCTTGTGTTCCATTTTTTGGCATACACGTCTGACCTTATTGTTTCCATTACGGACTGAACTGCGCCGTAGCCGTAATAATCTGAAAGAGGGTCAGGCTCTTTGAAGTGAATAACATCTTCGGCTGGAAATCTTTGTTCCTTTCCACCGTTTGTGAATTTGTAATACGCAATACTCCCGTCAGCAGCCGGAACTATTTTTGTCAAGTCTGGTCGCATTAGCCAAAGTTCGATAACTTTCCCTACTCCATTTCTTGCCTTATACCAATAGCACTGCCCAAGCAGTGATAAATAAATAGAAGTAATTTCTTGAAGTTGTGATCCTGTCATTATTGGATTTGGATTTGATAACAGGTCATAAATTTCGTGCTGTTCCAATTCTTTCGCTTTTAATCCTCTGAGTTGATATAACTCAAATTCTATCGTGGACATTTTCTCCCCGATTTTTTTCGTGCAAGAGTGAACCAATGAACTGGCTCTAAAACTTTCCAAGTAATCTTTTGTCTGTGGAGCTGGAACTTCTATGCCGGAAATAAACGAACTCCCAAGCAATAACTTTTCTTTAAAACCCTGTAAGAGTTTTTGTAGTATTCCCATATTTTTTTGATATCGCTTAACCCCTAGACAATTATTGATATCTATATTTTACTAATTATTTCAAATATCGTCAATGTTATCTTCCTCATCGTCGTCGCCAATGACTTCGACTGTCGGTCTTTTTTCTTCCGCAAATGTCAAACTCCCTGCATCAATAACATCTGGACTGGTAGAACCCAACCTTGTCAGTTGCGCTCTTGCTCTTTTCATCATATCGTCTTTCGGCTCAATTTTAAATCTGCTTCCGCTATCTACTTTCCATTTTATTTCGTAAAGGACTAGCCAATGTTCTGCCTCCTCTAATTTTCCACCTTGCAAAATCCACTGCCTAAAATTGAAAAATAGCTCACTTCGCAAATTACTCCACCTGTTCTTATCACTGGCGCTCTCTCCAAGCCCCACAGCGACCACTGGTATGCTCAACTCTACGCATCTGTCCGTAACGCCCCCACCAACTCCCGTGTCGTCTATGAAGCTCACATCAGCCTCAGCATCTTTTATTTCTCGCACGTTTGTCATTGTGTCATTGCTCTTGTTTTTTCCGTGAAGCCACATATATTTATCGTCCCTGCCAACATAGGCATTGTAATTTCCACCTCGCCCAATATCCGCTCCCAGTCTAAACCTGCCATATAAAAAGTCCGGAAGAATTTTTACCATTGCCTTTCTGATCTGCGGAAGTGTCAATAATCTTCTGTATCCTTTTTCGTCAATTTCATTCGGCGCTGGAAATTTGCATTCGTATAAAACATCGAACATCGGCTTTCCTATTGCCTCGTCAATAAATTCCTGAGTGTAGCGCCCCTCTCTTAATGCTTGTTGGTAGTCAATAAAAATTTGCAAATAAAATGGATTGTATGTCGATTTGTAAAAATGCTCGTATGGCGGATTGCTGTAAAAAGGATTCCCGATTTTAATATAACAAGCCAGTATTCCTTTTCCTGAAATCATACGGAATATTGTCGCTTCTATTTCGTCCGGAATTAAACAAGCCTCATCTATTATTACAATGTCTGCGCCCTCGCCCATTGCGCTCTCAATTCCTTTCTTTGAATTTCCTGCCTGAGCTGACACTGTGTAAATTCCCCCGTTATTTCTTAAAATAATTCTGTCCTTGCTTTCCTCTTGTCGCAGTCTTTCCAGTTTCGTATTCGCTTCCAGTTCTTTATAAAAAAGAGGACTATCCCCAAGATGTTCCAAATAATATCGCATTATCAATTTTGTTTTCGGATTTGTCGGCGCCAATACCGCCACTCTCTTTCCTTGTAAACAAGTTATGACTATACAAGCCAGTGCTACTGTCAATGATTTTCCATACTGAGTGCAACTAACAATGTTTATTCTATTCCAAGGTCTAAAACATATTGCATAAAATATTTCCAGTTGACCCTCCGTCAACGCCTCGCTTCCTTTCTTTCCGTCAACCGTAAATAAATCAGCTAGTTTTTTTGCCCTTGCTAGTTCCTCGTTTTGGATTTTTAATTCTGTTAGCAATTCGTGTAGTGTTTCCATTGTCTTCAAAAATACTATTTACTTTTTCCTCAAGCTCTTGCATCATTCTGTCGTCTTTAATATCTACGGGTTGTGTTGCTCTTCCAAGTGTTCTATCAAGAATTTCCTTTGACGCTCCGAGCCTTACATTTCCCTGATAAACTTTGTTCAATAAATTTACTTGCGTCATAGCAGCACTGCTTGTTGCATTTTCCAAAATACGCTTTCCCTCTTCCAAACTTTCCTCCGCAGCCAATTCGTAATAAGCGTTGTAGTGTTCATTCAATCTCCCGTCTTTGTAAATAAGCTG
The genomic region above belongs to Parcubacteria group bacterium and contains:
- a CDS encoding phage portal protein; protein product: MGILQKLLQGFKEKLLLGSSFISGIEVPAPQTKDYLESFRASSLVHSCTKKIGEKMSTIEFELYQLRGLKAKELEQHEIYDLLSNPNPIMTGSQLQEITSIYLSLLGQCYWYKARNGVGKVIELWLMRPDLTKIVPAADGSIAYYKFTNGGKEQRFPAEDVIHFKEPDPLSDYYGYGAVQSVMETIRSDVYAKKWNTRFFYNSARPDAVLTTQSKIGKDDREEIKNNWVRKYGGWENASRVAVLSHGLDYKQVSVNQKDMDFANMRIANRDDILMALGTSKAVMAITDDVSRANADAGLYVFLSETIRPKMEKITDVLNVRLVPEFGEDLLLMSLDPTPDDDAAKDDHYTKAHNKWLTTNEIRMEEGYDPIDGGDYIYQALNLMPMGSDVAPTSGDEKSIVKMGSVAVMKIGGDVKAKDFYDKKKEIKLKAIYKRAMRGRKTLRLRESLINQITIEVVKTIKKIAVENAEKKVEDKEKYTQEQREVLWHEFDKSITGWEKKFKSIVQKLFEEQRERALEALKKSGLGKSVKGSDLELLNFEKEVKIFVKRATPVITDIVKEAGENAMAQVGEKSIKKDFDISDPTTAEFIKMKSTKFAEEVNETTIDKVKNTLAEGVLEGESIKDLAKRVVQVYELRILSSSKTIARTEVLSANNAGSTFGYEQSGVVDQKEWLATLDSKCRASHAGADGQKVDLDKKFKVDGEELSYPGDPEGSAGNIINCRCTVLPVIK